The nucleotide sequence TTGTAATAGCACACAGGCTTAACACGATTCGGGATGCTGACACGATTATGGTCGTGGATCGGGGAGAGATCGTGGAAAAAGGTAGCCACGACGAACTTATCGAGCAGCAAGGTACCTATTATCAATTGTTTTACAACCAGTTTAAAAATCTGGAGGTTGCTGGGGAATAATAGAGCACCCCGTCCAAACAAAATGACGTGGAGGACGGGGTGCTTTTTCGAGTTAGGATGCTTGCTTGCTGGCGGCGATCAACAAAAAGATTGGCCGACGGACTTCGTCTCGCATCCCGGGTATATCCAGCATTTCTTCAGGAGGACCAGGTTCAGCGACTTTTGTTAGGTGAAATCCGGCAGCAAGGAGATCGTTCATATAGCTCGAAAACGTTCGGTGATACTTGACGACTTCATGATCCAGAAAGGTGGTTTGCCGGATGCCTTCCTGCTGATAGTTGTCCACTGGCCAGTGCAAGCGTTCGCCCCTGGGTCCGTAATGCCAGTCCTGTTCAGCCAGAGCAGTGAAGATGGGATGCTCCACGGAGAAAACGAAGGAACCTCCAGGAGCAAGACAGTGATAAATACGTTGGCAAAGCAGGTCAAAG is from Brevibacillus brevis and encodes:
- a CDS encoding class I SAM-dependent methyltransferase, which translates into the protein MKQNKYDEQGFFIKYSQMARSVEGLNAAGEWHAFRELLPSLREKKVLDLGCGFGWHCRYAREQQARSVVGVDLSDNMLARARETTTDLAIEYLRLPIEDIDFASEEFDVVISSLAIHYVERFDLLCQRIYHCLAPGGSFVFSVEHPIFTALAEQDWHYGPRGERLHWPVDNYQQEGIRQTTFLDHEVVKYHRTFSSYMNDLLAAGFHLTKVAEPGPPEEMLDIPGMRDEVRRPIFLLIAASKQAS